In a genomic window of Dyadobacter fermentans DSM 18053:
- a CDS encoding putative oxidoreductase C-terminal domain-containing protein, producing MRKELLTIALLSAMVFNQGCNSKKEEAKNEEKKPLSLIVVEPGHFHAALVQKSMYDDVDSVVHVYASEGPDVKAYLDKVEKYNTRPEAPTHWKEEVYTGSDFFEKMISEKKGNVVVLAGNNQKKTDFIKRSVDAGLNVLADKPMAIDAAGFDKLKEAFASADKNKVLLYDIMTERYEITNTLQRELALLPEIFGELQKGTPENPAVSKESVHHFFKYISGEPLVRPTWFFDVNQQGEGMVDVTTHLVDLVQWSCFPNVSLDYQKDIQLLSTKRTATQLTPSQFKLVTKSETYPDFLKKDIKDTLLNVYSNGELNYTLKGVHAKVSVIWNFQAPEGTGDTHYSIMKGSKANLIVRQGKEQKYKPVLYIETTDKSKAYEDAVAAAFKSVQDKYPGVDLKKTAAGWEVVIDAKYDTGHESHFAQVANAYMGYLKAGKLPEWEVPNMIAKYWLTTSALKQAKGGK from the coding sequence ATGAGAAAAGAACTCTTGACAATCGCTTTATTGAGCGCAATGGTATTCAATCAGGGATGTAATTCGAAGAAAGAGGAGGCCAAGAATGAGGAGAAGAAACCGCTGAGCCTGATCGTGGTGGAACCCGGCCACTTCCATGCGGCGCTGGTTCAGAAATCGATGTATGACGATGTGGATTCGGTCGTGCACGTGTACGCGTCCGAAGGCCCGGATGTGAAGGCTTACCTCGACAAGGTGGAGAAATACAACACCCGCCCCGAAGCGCCGACGCATTGGAAGGAGGAGGTTTACACCGGCTCCGATTTCTTTGAAAAAATGATTTCGGAGAAAAAAGGCAATGTGGTGGTACTGGCCGGCAACAACCAGAAAAAGACCGATTTCATCAAAAGATCCGTCGACGCAGGCCTGAACGTCCTCGCCGACAAACCGATGGCGATCGACGCGGCGGGCTTCGACAAGCTGAAAGAAGCATTCGCCAGCGCCGACAAAAACAAGGTGCTCCTGTACGACATCATGACCGAGCGTTACGAGATCACCAACACCCTGCAACGCGAACTCGCATTGCTGCCCGAGATCTTCGGCGAACTGCAAAAAGGTACGCCTGAAAACCCGGCCGTATCGAAAGAAAGTGTTCACCACTTCTTCAAATACATTTCCGGCGAGCCGCTGGTACGTCCTACCTGGTTTTTTGATGTAAACCAGCAAGGCGAAGGCATGGTAGACGTGACGACCCACCTCGTGGACCTCGTGCAATGGAGCTGCTTCCCGAATGTATCCCTCGATTATCAAAAGGACATTCAACTCCTCTCGACGAAACGCACCGCGACCCAACTCACGCCCTCGCAGTTCAAGCTCGTCACCAAAAGCGAAACCTACCCTGACTTCCTCAAAAAGGACATTAAGGACACTTTGCTGAATGTGTATTCCAACGGCGAACTGAACTACACCCTCAAAGGCGTGCACGCGAAAGTATCCGTGATCTGGAACTTCCAGGCCCCCGAAGGCACCGGCGACACGCATTACTCGATCATGAAAGGCTCGAAAGCCAACCTGATCGTCCGCCAGGGCAAGGAGCAGAAGTACAAGCCTGTGCTTTATATTGAAACTACGGATAAATCGAAAGCATACGAAGATGCGGTGGCGGCTGCATTTAAATCCGTGCAGGATAAGTATCCCGGAGTGGATCTGAAAAAGACTGCTGCGGGTTGGGAAGTCGTGATCGATGCCAAATACGATACCGGCCACGAATCGCACTTCGCGCAGGTGGCTAATGCTTATATGGGGTATCTCAAAGCCGGGAAGTTGCCGGAATGGGAGGTGCCGAATATGATTGCTAAATATTGGCTGACGACGTCGGCGTTGAAGCAGGCGAAGGGCGGGAAATAA
- a CDS encoding glucosamine-6-phosphate deaminase, producing the protein MKVDQLEINISETRQQMGEAAAKAVADKIREIQDTQEFVNIIFASAPSQNEFLATLKDEPVIQWEKINAFHMDEYIGIAADAPQNFGYFLKVRLFDHVPVRSVSYLDGNATDPQQECDRYAKLLRENPIDIVCLGIGENGHLAFNDPHVAFFDDPLEVKVVELDDACRQQQVNDECFDTFAEVPQTALTLTIPTLMKAKYAFCIVPGEKKAQAIYHTVAEDIEEAYPSTILRKHPHAILFIDQASSGKLKEISSYSQA; encoded by the coding sequence ATGAAAGTCGACCAACTGGAAATCAATATCTCCGAAACCCGCCAGCAAATGGGCGAAGCTGCGGCCAAGGCCGTGGCGGACAAGATCCGGGAGATTCAGGATACCCAAGAGTTTGTAAACATCATCTTCGCCTCGGCGCCTTCGCAGAACGAGTTTCTGGCGACGTTGAAGGACGAGCCGGTCATTCAATGGGAGAAAATCAATGCGTTTCACATGGACGAATACATCGGCATCGCCGCCGATGCGCCGCAGAACTTCGGGTATTTCCTGAAAGTACGGTTGTTCGACCACGTGCCCGTGCGCTCGGTTTCGTATCTCGACGGTAACGCTACCGATCCGCAGCAGGAATGCGACCGGTATGCGAAACTGCTCCGCGAAAACCCTATCGACATTGTGTGCCTCGGGATCGGCGAGAATGGGCATTTGGCATTCAACGACCCGCATGTGGCGTTTTTCGATGATCCATTGGAAGTGAAAGTCGTGGAGCTCGACGACGCCTGCCGCCAGCAGCAAGTAAACGACGAATGCTTCGACACCTTCGCCGAAGTGCCGCAAACCGCATTGACCCTCACCATTCCGACGCTCATGAAGGCCAAATATGCCTTCTGCATCGTGCCCGGCGAGAAAAAGGCGCAGGCCATTTACCACACCGTGGCCGAGGACATCGAGGAAGCCTACCCGTCGACCATCCTCCGCAAGCATCCGCACGCGATCTTGTTCATTGACCAGGCGAGTTCAGGGAAGCTCAAAGAAATTTCGTCATACTCGCAGGCATAG
- a CDS encoding zeta toxin family protein translates to MIIYDATDGRDTLMPNKNLYIIAGCNGAGKTTASFTILPEIIECKEFVNADEIAKGISPFQPEKVAFEAGRIMLNRINDLLKSDESFAFETTLATRSYKSKIEEAKRQGYTATLIFFWLENVELAKERVRIRVSEGGHNIEPQVIERRYFKGIRNLFDIYLPIVDGAFIFDNSWGKRHLLAQKTVDGGMNILEDHKFTQLKSYYDHG, encoded by the coding sequence GTGATTATTTACGACGCCACTGATGGACGCGACACGCTTATGCCAAACAAGAACCTTTACATCATAGCCGGATGCAATGGAGCAGGTAAAACCACCGCCTCCTTCACCATTTTGCCCGAAATTATTGAATGTAAAGAGTTCGTCAATGCGGATGAAATCGCCAAAGGTATATCTCCCTTTCAACCCGAAAAAGTAGCCTTCGAAGCCGGGCGTATTATGCTGAACCGCATTAACGACCTGCTGAAAAGTGACGAAAGCTTTGCGTTTGAAACAACGCTGGCGACCAGGAGCTACAAATCCAAGATCGAAGAAGCAAAGCGGCAAGGATACACCGCGACATTAATCTTTTTCTGGCTGGAAAATGTCGAGTTAGCCAAGGAACGTGTCAGAATCAGAGTGTCGGAAGGCGGCCATAACATTGAACCCCAAGTAATCGAACGAAGGTATTTTAAAGGAATCAGAAATTTGTTCGATATTTACCTACCGATTGTGGACGGCGCGTTCATCTTCGATAACTCTTGGGGCAAGCGCCACTTACTCGCACAGAAGACAGTGGACGGTGGCATGAACATTCTTGAAGATCATAAATTCACTCAATTAAAGAGCTATTATGACCACGGTTAA
- a CDS encoding helix-turn-helix domain-containing protein, giving the protein MTHTTSNPKIHEGRNVKRFREMLGIKQDMLAFELGSDWNQQRISTLEQREKIDSDILEQVAAILKIPVEAIRNFDEEKAVNVISNTFNDNAMLNAVNNNPTFHPIDKLMQLHEEKIALYERMLKEKDEMMGRLERLIEGP; this is encoded by the coding sequence ATGACACATACTACCTCCAACCCGAAGATCCACGAAGGCCGCAACGTGAAACGGTTCCGCGAAATGCTCGGAATCAAACAGGACATGCTCGCCTTCGAGCTCGGCAGCGATTGGAACCAGCAAAGAATCTCCACGCTCGAACAGCGCGAAAAGATCGATTCCGACATTTTGGAACAAGTAGCGGCGATACTGAAAATACCTGTGGAAGCGATTCGGAATTTTGATGAGGAAAAGGCGGTGAATGTGATTTCTAATACATTCAATGACAATGCTATGTTGAATGCGGTTAACAACAACCCGACTTTTCATCCTATTGATAAATTAATGCAGCTTCATGAAGAGAAGATTGCTTTGTACGAGCGGATGTTGAAGGAGAAGGATGAGATGATGGGGCGGTTGGAGCGGTTGATTGAGGGGCCATAA
- a CDS encoding suppressor of fused domain protein yields MPTPFDLIEREVCHIFTTIGLFSQEAVLNPGETCEVPNGDDEENTYVVLDLYEPDNKELIVGTRKHHLLLCITVFASELDFARENGTSELLQKLKEAGYYPYSDLDREPVA; encoded by the coding sequence ATGCCGACACCTTTCGATCTAATAGAGCGAGAAGTTTGCCATATTTTCACGACCATCGGCCTTTTCTCACAAGAAGCAGTGCTGAATCCAGGTGAAACCTGCGAAGTGCCCAATGGAGACGACGAGGAAAACACATATGTTGTATTGGACCTCTACGAACCCGACAACAAGGAACTTATAGTCGGCACCCGAAAACACCATTTGCTCCTGTGCATTACCGTTTTTGCAAGCGAGCTGGACTTCGCGAGGGAAAACGGAACGTCCGAATTGCTGCAAAAGCTGAAAGAAGCCGGGTATTATCCGTATAGCGACCTGGACAGAGAACCCGTTGCCTGA
- a CDS encoding 2'-5' RNA ligase family protein: MNQPIRYIIAIRPPAAIIAEVKEMKLALKKAVGGFYNSVNSEAHITLFEFYAYDEHYPALLNELARVVGMLASFDLEFQGFNHFATTGAFYIQLTSESSKSVTERCIQFRQTLSPEILNIHTEGWTDMFATPHMTIGRRLRADWIETAYSLFDRFDAKFWCDSLAVRKFNDDRKQFDVIAELPMAAMSS; the protein is encoded by the coding sequence ATGAACCAGCCGATCCGCTACATCATTGCCATCCGCCCGCCCGCAGCCATTATCGCCGAGGTGAAAGAAATGAAGCTGGCTTTGAAGAAGGCCGTTGGCGGATTTTACAATAGCGTCAACTCAGAAGCGCATATCACACTTTTTGAGTTTTATGCTTATGATGAGCACTATCCGGCATTGCTTAACGAGTTAGCGAGGGTGGTAGGAATGCTAGCTTCTTTTGATCTGGAATTTCAAGGCTTTAATCACTTTGCTACCACTGGCGCATTTTACATTCAACTCACCAGCGAATCGTCAAAATCAGTTACCGAGCGGTGCATTCAATTCCGGCAAACATTAAGTCCCGAAATTCTAAATATCCACACCGAAGGCTGGACCGACATGTTCGCAACGCCGCATATGACCATCGGCCGGCGGCTGCGAGCGGATTGGATCGAAACAGCCTATTCACTGTTCGATCGGTTCGATGCAAAGTTCTGGTGCGATTCCCTCGCTGTGCGAAAGTTCAATGACGATCGAAAGCAGTTCGACGTCATTGCGGAGCTGCCGATGGCTGCGATGAGCTCATAA